A window from Zingiber officinale cultivar Zhangliang chromosome 7A, Zo_v1.1, whole genome shotgun sequence encodes these proteins:
- the LOC122000673 gene encoding haloacid dehalogenase-like hydrolase domain-containing protein At2g33255, giving the protein MPLFLPPPPLFCNGRWFSFRTVLSLAFSPPRRLRLSPMSSAADDGAAAGAKKGRLRGLVFDMDGTLTVPAIDFGAMYRAVLGEEGYAAWRSSSASGGGVDILHHIESWPTAEKLRAYETIAHFERQGLDRLQIMPGALELCKYLDSREIRRGLITRNVKASVDIFHQRFGMEFVPALSREFRPYKPDPAPLLHICSIWDIPPSEVMMIGDSLRDDVACGKRAGAFTCLLDETGRYDSLDSYADDLKPDFKVSSLSQVLLLLENHFELVPRLQTA; this is encoded by the exons ATGCCGCTCTTCCTCCCTCCGCCTCCTCTCTTCTGCAACGGCCGCTGGTTCTCCTTCCGGACCGTACTCTCGCTCGCATTCTCCCCTCCTCGTCGGCTGCGTCTCTCCCCCATGTCGTCGGCTGCCGATGACGGCGCGGCCGCTGGCGCCAAGAAGGGGCGACTACGAGGCCTTGTGTTCGACATGGACGGGACCCTTACGGTGCCCGCGATCGACTTCGGGGCCATGTATCGTGCCGTCTTGGGGGAGGAGGGGTACGCCGCCTGGCGCTCCTCCAGCGCCAGCGGCGGTGGCGTCGACATCCTCCACCACATTGAATCGTGGCCGACGGCGGAGAAGCTGCGAGCGTACGAAACGATAGCTCACTTCGAGCGACAGGGCCTCGACCGTCTTCAGATTATGCCTG GTGCTTTGGAACTTTGCAAGTACCTGGATTCGAGGGAGATAAg GAGAGGTTTGATAACTCGGAATGTCAAGGCTTCTGTTGATATATTTCATCAGCGGTTTGGa ATGGAGTTTGTCCCCGCACTGAGTAGGGAATTTCGCCCTTACAAGCCAGACCCAGCTCCTTTGTTGCATATCTGTTCAATTTGGGATATTCCTCCAAGTGAAGTCATGATGATTGGTGACAGCCTCCGGGATGAT GTGGCCTGCGGGAAGAGAGCAGGAGCTTTCACATGCTTGCTGGACGAAACCGGGAGGTACGACTCTCTTGATTCCTATGCTGATGATCTAAAGCCAGATTTCAAGGTGTCTTCACTTTCTCAAGTTTTATTGTTGCTGGAAAATCATTTTGAACTGGTGCCGCGACTTCAAACAGCCTAG
- the LOC122000672 gene encoding chaperonin CPN60-2, mitochondrial-like, which yields MYRVVASLASKARVTGGNSSRQIGSRLRWSRNYAAKDIRFGVDARALMLKGVEDLADAVKVTMGPKGRNVVIEQSFGAPKVTKDGVTVAKSIEFKDKIKNVGASLVKQVANATNDVAGDGTTCATILTRAIFAEGCKSVAAGMNAMDLRRGITMAVDAVVTNLKARAKLISTSEEIAQVGTISANGEREIGELIAKAMEKVGREGVITVSDGKTLCDELEVVEGMKLDRGYISPYFITDHKNQKCELEDPLILIHEKKISNINAVVKVLELALKKQKPLLIVAEDVESDALATLILNKIRAGIKVCAVKAPGFGENRKASLHDLATLTGGSVITEELGMNLEKVELEMLGACKKVTISKDDTVILHGLGDKQAIEERSQQIRSAIELSTSDYDKEKLQERLAKLSGGVAVLKIGGASELEVGEKKDRVTDALNATKAAVEEGIVPGGGVALLYASKDLDKLPTANFDQKIGVQIIQNALKSPVHTIASNAGAEGAVVVGKLLEQDNVDLGYDAAKGDYVDMVKAGIIDPLKVIRTALVDAASVSSLLTTTEAVVVELPKDEKDDAAAGAGMGGMPY from the exons ATGTATCGCGTCGTTGCCTCCCTCGCATCCAAGGCTAG GGTTACCGGAGGTAACAGCAGCCGCCAG ATTGGAAGTAGACTTCGTTGGAGTAGAAACTATGCCGCGAAAGATATCAGATTCGGTGTGGATGCGCGTGCTTTGATGCTCAAGGGTGTGGAAGATCTTGCAGATGCGGTGAAGGTGACTATGGGCCCAAAG GGACGAAATGTTGTTATTGAGCAAAGCTTTGGCGCACCCAAAGTGACAAAAGATGGCGTAACAGTAGCAAAGAGCATTGAATTcaaggataaaataaaaaatgtggGTGCCAGCCTTGTGAAGCAAGTCGCCAACGCAACCAATGATGTTGCTGGTGATG GAACAACTTGTGCTACGATTCTTACAAGAGCAATATTTGCTGAAGGATGCAAGTCAGTAGCAGCTGGAATGAATGCAATGGACTTGAGACGTGGTATCACCATGGCAGTTGATGCTGTTGTGACTAACTTGAAAGCCAGAGCAAAGTTGATTAGCACATCAGAGGAGATAGCTCAG GTTGGCACAATATCAGCCAATGGAGAAAGGGAAATCGGGGAACTAATTGCAAAAGCTATGGAGAAAGTTGGCAGAGAGGGAGTTATCACAGTCTCA GATGGGAAAACTCTCTGTGATGAACTGGAAGTTGTTGAAGGAATGAAACTTGACAGAGGATACATATCACCATATTTCATTACTGACCACAAGAACCAAAAATGT GAACTTGAAGATCCTCTTATTTTGATACATGAGAAGAAGATCTCAAACATCAATGCAGTAGTTAAGGTGTTAGAATTGGCATTGAAG AAACAAAAACCTTTGCTAATTGTCGCTGAAGATGTAGAAAGTGATGCTCTTGCAACTTTGATTCTTAATAAGATTCGTGCtggaatcaag GTTTGTGCGGTTAAGGCCCCTGGTTTTGGGGAGAACAGGAAAGCCAGTTTGCATGATCTTGCCACACTCACAGGGGGATCT GTCATAACGGAAGAACTTGGCATGAATCTTGAGAAAGTGGAACTTGAAATGCTTGGAGCTTGCAAAAAG GTGACAATCTCAAAAGATGACACTGTGATTCTACATGGTTTGGGTGACAAACAGGCTATTGAAGAGAGATCCCAGCAG ATACGATCTGCCATTGAATTGAGCACTTCGGATTATGACAAAGAAAAGTTACAAGAGAGGTTGGCTAAACTTTCTGGTGGAGTTGCTGTCCTTAAG ATTGGAGGGGCTAGTGAATTGGAAGTTGGTGAGAAAAAGGACAGGGTGACAGATGCTCTTAACGCCACAAAAGCTGCTGTCGAAGAGGGCATTGTACCAG GTGGTGGCGTTGCGCTTCTTTATGCATCTAAGGACCTGGATAAGTTGCCGACAGCCAACTTCGACCAGAAGATTGGCGTCCAAATAATTCAGAACGCCTTAAAG TCTCCAGTACATACAATTGCTTCCAATGCTGGAGCAGAGGGAGCGGTGGTCGTCGGCAAGCTTTTAGAACAAGATAACGTCGACCTTGGTTATGATGCAGCCAAAG GTGATTATGTCGACATGGTGAAAGCCGGCATAATTGATCCCTTGAAGGTTATCAGAACTGCTTTAGTAGATGCTGCAAG CGTTTCTTCATTGTTGACTACTACGGAAGCTGTAGTCGTCGAACTGCCAAAGGATGAGAAGGATGATGCTGCTGCGGGCGCGGGCATGGGCGGAATGCCATACTAA